One segment of Rosa chinensis cultivar Old Blush chromosome 6, RchiOBHm-V2, whole genome shotgun sequence DNA contains the following:
- the LOC112172720 gene encoding dehydration-responsive element-binding protein 3: protein MSSTTETQLGSETDSSSSSSSPPSSPASSGPVNPNKPSSPESDTKNNKKIKRDRDSSKHPVYRGVRMRNWGKWVSEIREPRKKSRIWLGTFPTPEMAARAHDVAALSIKGNSAILNFPELSNSLPRPASLAPRDVQAAASKAAQMHQFDSKPSMSTTSSSSSLCSLVSAIDNLSTESEELSEIVQLPSLGTSYESYELRNEFLLVDSAEDEWVYPPPWLQQMGDCGVYLCGGLGSSSNSTGFEGLLWDY, encoded by the coding sequence ATGAGTAGTACTACTGAAACTCAGTTGGGTTCAGAAACTGATAGCAGCTCATCCTCTTCATCACCACCGTCTTCGCCTGCAAGTTCCGGACCCGTAAACCCCAACAAGCCTAGTTCACCGGAATCGGATActaaaaacaacaagaagatcaaACGGGACAGAGACTCCAGCAAGCACCCGGTTTACCGCGGCGTCCGGATGCGCAACTGGGGCAAATGGGTCTCTGAAATCCGCGAGCCCCGCAAGAAGTCGCGCATTTGGCTCGGGACCTTCCCCACCCCCGAAATGGCCGCCAGAGCTCATGACGTGGCCGCGTTGAGCATCAAAGGCAACTCAGCGATACTCAACTTCCCGGAACTCAGCAACTCGCTGCCGCGGCCGGCCTCGCTCGCTCCCCGAGACGTCCAGGCCGCGGCGTCCAAGGCTGCCCAAATGCACCAGTTCGACTCCAAGCCTTCAATGTCCACCACGTCATCGTCGTCGTCGTTGTGTTCTCTGGTCTCGGCTATAGACAACCTCTCGACCGAGTCAGAGGAGCTGAGCGAGATCGTTCAGTTGCCGAGTCTGGGGACGAGTTACGAGTCGTACGAGTTGAGAAATGAGTTTTTGTTGGTGGACTCGGCCGAGGACGAGTGGGTTTATCCGCCGCCGTGGCTACAGCAAATGGGGGACTGCGGCGTGTATTTGTGCGGTGGGTTAGGAAGCTCTTCTAATTCAACCGGCTTTGAGGGTTTGTTATGGGATTATTAA